The sequence GTTGATCTTTAGTCGGTTGTCGAAGAAACCCGGAATAACTCCAGTATGCAGGAAGTGGACAGCCTTAGCAACACTGATTAGAATTGCTAATCTTTCAGACCAGTTCAAAACCTTCTCTACAAGTACAATGATTTGTAAGacaaaagagaaaatatatCTCAAGTAGGGAAAGTTTAAGAATCTCAGTCTGAAAAGGTTTCTGAATTACCAGAGAGATGTGTACGGAAACTCCCATTTGGAACGTATTCTGATACAAGGAAGACCTTGATGTCATGATAATCTTGTCCTTCTCCATCAATGCAATGTCCCAAAAGACAGACCAAATTTGGGTGCCGGAGCTTTCCAAGCATATCTAATCTAAGCTTAAGATTTCTAATGGAAAATTTCTTTGATACAAGTAAGGACCTTATGGCAACTTGAGTCCCATTCTCCAGCCTCCCTCTGTAAAGCTACAAAACATATTAAGAAGGCTGAAATACATGGTGGGAAAATattcaaaataacaaaggaTGGTTTCAAAGTAAATATAATTATGGTTTTTAGTCATCATTGATTATGTGCATTTCCTGTTGGGAGAAATTCACCTTATTAGATTCTATGTTTTCTTTTGGACTTTTGTGACCAAACCCCTTTTGTAATTACACTCTAAGAGGCCGTTTGACCCACCAACTTTTTAAGTTGATGTAAACACATTTTTAGAGTAACTTAATTTCCCCctctttttctactttttttcaTATTTGTCAAAGAACTTTATCTTTCTTTCTATCCCTACTTCTCACATTTGTCGAACAACTCTATTTTTCCCTCTTTCTATACTTTTTACATTTATCGAGAAACTTCATCTTACAACTCTACCCCCAAACATAAACCTATTATAGGCTCTTTTACAACTCTACCCCCAAACACAAACTTATTATAGGCTCTTTTTTTATTAGacatatgtattttttttctttcttgttgtAAGTGTgatgttttatttaaaaaagaaaaagaaacttttAACTTCAAATAGAAGAAGTCATCTATTTGACCATTGACAATCTGATACTGTTATGcaaattctttattttttcttttttatgaaaaGCGCAACTTTCATTATTCGTTGGAAACTAGCTGTTGTAGATTTGCTTCTGAAAAATATATTCAAGAACCCATCTCATTGATTATTTAGCAGATAAGCCATTGGcagaaagtttttttttttttttttttcttttcttttaatgaaaaaaccaaaattttcacctaagaaaaaaaaaatgaaacaaccCACGGGCATACAAAAAACTAAACGTGATCCATATTCATTAAAGTTGAACCATCATGTAAGAAAACTAACATAAAGGTTAGAATGTTACCTTCCCATACGAACCATCACCAATGATGGTTGAGTCATGAAAATTGCTTGTAGCTTCTTTTATCTCCTCCAATGAGAAAGTCCTACACAATGGAAGGCCTTGAATGCCTAACTTTGCAGCTTGAGAAACAAACCCTGCAAGAAGGGCATTTTGAAATGGTAAAGCTCAACATCTTTTAGTAGactaaacaaaacaaataatcGCAAATCAAATTCGTGCTGAACTTACTTGCACTTGTTAGAAGTTCTGATGAGAATCCTGCTGCTGAACTATCTTGAACTGATTTCTGCAATAAATGTTGTTCTGACATTCCTCTAGGCCAACATCTTCTACATAAAACAACCACAATTGAAAGTAGAAGCACTGACAACAAGATACCAAGAAGTAATCCCATTACAGCTCCTGCAGTTTTGGCTTTAGACTGCTCCTGGTGCTCATGCTGTTGTATAGGGTCTGTATCACAATATGATTTTGAATGCTGTTTCCCTATACTAACAGATAAGCAATTCCCATCTACCTTAAGAGTTCGATTATCGGATTCAATGGCCAAGCAGGAAGGCAATGCTCCTGTAAGCATATTGTTAGATATGTCAACAAACTGAAGCATGTTGCCACATCTCAGATGAGTCGATAGCGACCCAGATAACTTATTAGACGAAAGATTCAAATGGCTGATGTTGGGCAAGGAGAAGATGCTAGCAGGAGGGACGCCAGTCAATGCATTGAATGATATGTCAAGCTGTTGGAGCTGACTAAGTTCGCCATATTGTTGTGGAATCTCTCCCGAAAATGAGTTTTTTCCGAGTGAAGCTGTGATCAATGACTTTGGTAGTGGAGGCAGCGGTGAATCTAATTTGTTCCAGCCCAAGTCCAGCACAGTTAGGCCATGTAAGGGACCTAGATCTGGCAATTCACCAGAAATTTCATTGCCAGACATGACAAGCTCAGTAAGGGTACTTATGCTGAGGATTGAAGATGGAAATGAATCCTTGATCTTGTTGTTTTTCAAGCTCAGCACTGTCAAACTAGACAATGAATCAAACCAGTTAGGCACAGTATCATTGAAGAAGTTGTCATCAAGTTTAAGAGTTTGAAGCTTCACCAAGGTAGAAATCTTTGGTGGGATTGAACCAAAAAGATAATTTGAGCTCAAATCTAGATACTCAAGTGAAGATAATCTATGGATTTTGTCTGGAAGTGGACCCCAGATTCCCAAAGACACAAGACTAAGAACTCTCAAGCTATTAAGTCTAGTCAAAGTGGTGATGAAAGAATCAAGAGAGAAACCCTCTGATAAAGTTTGATTTGGTATTGCAAAACCAATGAACTCATCAACTTTGTCTTTGGTATCACCGGCAATTCTAAGCTCAGTGACCACACTGTCTTGGCATGTAACGTTAACAAGAGGAAGAAAAGACAGTGTGCAAAAATCTACTCTATGATCAGTCCATgattccaattgctttggataCTCCAAATGCTTCCTTAACTGGAGAAGCACTTGAGCTTGAGAGGCTTGCAATTGGTAAGCTTCAGCAAACAAGAAAGTCCAAGCACAGCAGAGAAGTAACAACAAATCACACTTCCCCATGAAAGCTTCTTCAAACAGTTATCGTaccttcctcttcttcttcaaacaGCCTCTGTTTCACAAACATCAAAATGGTGAACCTCAATGTTTTTTATCAAACAGAAAAGCTACTTTTTCAAAGTTTCGCACTGAAAAGCAAAACACTTCCAAGCTACAGCCTAATAAATGAAACAGAAACATCAAAGAAGATTGAAAATGGGGAAAGGGTTTGTtcaaagaaggaaaaggaaggAAAACCCACCAAGTAAAATGTTAGAAAAACAGGAGAGGATGATCAAATGGAGTCATTAATGAAGCAAAACCCACCCAAGAATTAGAGTCTAAGCTCACTGTTGCTCTTCTGAGGACagtcattgaaaaagaaaatcacaaatGGCAGTGAGGGATGACGAGAAAGTGGGGTACCCTGAAATGGACACATTTAGTTTGAGCACATGGTTGTTTCTCTCTCTTGGAAAACAAAGGGAAACTGGGGTACGGCAATTTGAAGGAATGGgtattgggttgggttggaaagTCTCAGTCTTTCTGAGCTGGGTGGCTTTGTTTGAGCAAAAAGGAAGAGGCTTTGGCTGTGAATGGAATCCAACGAGccaccattattattattaatttactttacACTTCGGGATCTAATCTagcttttttcttcttattttagtttgaaatcTTTGAAGCTCATGTATGATCGTTGGTGTTTCTAATCCATaaagttaaattatttaaattcaAAGTGCTTTTAAGTTTTATATTCGGATTCCTTTccttcattttattttgtgtccTTTTTCTCtgacaaaaaaagaaattattgagAGGAAGATAGGAGATAAATGTCATATAAGTATAATAAGGTATTCAAGCAAAGTTAATAGGGGTACACTATATAGATTCTACACAAATggtaaatttaacaaaataactACAAAATATAATACGACATATTTTAGATTGTATCATTGTTTACACTGATATGCTTTTATCAAGTCATATTGATagataaaaatagaaatttatCAATATTGATCATcgatataatctaaaattttgttatatgttgtaaatattttaatttattttattatatttaaaaataaatgattaataaaaaactattagatattttcaaatatatcataAACAATTATAAACACCGACCACAATAACTACACtaaattatttttctcattttctaaacaaaataaattttccatttttcttcaatatttttttggtttttcaTTCTCATCCTCCACatctctttaaaaaaaattttattGGTAGTTTTTGTTTGTAAGTGGAGCTCAACCATTTCAAATATTGCCAAAATTGACAATAGGATAGGATGAGATATTCCCTATTTTCAATCCTTCTATGAGATTCCCTATTTTCAATCCTAATTTAATCAAAAGATTTTTCCAACCTAACCTCATAAGTTATTGTCCTCCCTAAAACTACCATAAATCATATCTCTCATTTTTAGAGAATATGACTATGCAATATTTTTGTTGTCACTCTCATAAAGGTTGTACGTAAATCATTTATTTACATTTAATCGCTGCAATAAATTTTAGATAAATATCACCTTAATTATTCTAAAATTCACATTCTAACAAACTAAATGACTAAAATAATTGGAGCGTTCGTACAAATAATGATAATAGTATTCATATCACTATACTTTTTAAACTGTAAAAAgttacaaatttaaaagcgaataaaccatatatctaattacttgtcatatttataatatacaaaaacaataggtatgtttatttttatattttttttttattatttgatgcaatttttcaaaataaattataatttaaagtGTTGAATCTAATCGTAAACAAAGATTGCTAAATTAAACATTTGATCTATATACtcttatatttttcttctttgatctccattatatttttaaactatgaatttagtatTTAATCTCCTACTAATTAAATTTCACAAATTTACTTcgtacaaaatttcaaaatataatacAAGAGGAATTATCGTAAACGGTAAAATggacaaactatttatactttATAGCAAAATCAAGTGTGGTGAAACTTTTGTCATTTAGTGATTTTTTTGTTATAGAGTATAAAcagtttgtattttttttaattttgagaaaacctatataaaataaatataataatacatAATTTGAAAAACTTGGATAACATATAATTATGAGAAATAGAAAACTTGCATGTCGAATATATTTCTTAAATTATCGTAGAACTTATTTGTATTAACATATGATGTATTAATATTTATTGTGCAAATGTAGATAATACTATAGTTTTGGAATAAACTAGTTGACAATGAAAGTGAAACAACAACATTCTTGTTCACATTGCATACCATTTGAAGAAATCACAGAACTAATAATTTGAGCAAGTTGGGTTTAATACTTCCAAAATCCAATTCAACATTAAACTGTATATTAAAATCTAGAAtgtaataaatatataagtTGAAATGTTTGGGGATATGGCTCTTCTTGGAACCTACAATTGATCCTTTCAAAATAATTTGACAGCCTGTCTTCCATATGAATTTAAACAAAATCCCATACTGATCTACTTTGGCTTCTTTGGCTACTTTGGACAATTGGGCCATATCATAGCTTAGCTTTTTTTTAAGGAACAAAACAAAGTCATTGccaaaaataaatgaatatttATACTTACATTTTCCACGTTTTTAGGTTTacttttcaaattatataacttaaAGAATCAACtatgtaaatgtaacaaaaatcgtataataaaataagaaaagctCATGTATGGTCTTGCGATTTATTAATCTCGGGCCATCTCGATGCAATTATTGTCTGAAATCGAATAATTAAAGGTAGAAATCTTTCATCCCAGACATTTCGGGACAATGTATGTCTCTATCGAATAAAATAAAGGCAGGATTCTTTCATCTCATATCATCTCGGTGCCACTAAAGTATGAGATTCAATAACTAATAACTAAAGGAAGAATTCTTTGATCATCCCGAAGCATCTTGGGACATGGTAGCACGTGTTAACGAGggtaattttgatatttttaaaatataagtttataaataaatatatattctaATGTTATTagatacatatatttttttaagaataatatcGATATGACCTAGGACATATGGGAATGGGGGTCCATAGTATTGTGGTACATAAAATTTTcctcaaaagaaaaaaccatAAAACGTTAAGGTAAAATCCACCATATCTTCCAACCTCCCTATAGACATGAAACTAATGACACTGCCCTATGTTTTAGGACATGCAGAAGAAGGGGAATTTAACGTGCCAATAAATGCATATCAAGTAAGTAGTTGTCATACCAAACTATTAATTAAACTCATCTCACATTTACATGTTGCAATTCAACATTTTACATAATTATATCCACTTTTTTACGCtaaaagtagtttaggttaaccataatcaacattcttgttcatcttcattCTACTAGGAATGAAAAAACTATACCGTTTTTATTATTGActcttaaattttgaatttaatttttatttgaatagAATATATTAACTGTCAAAATTTTCCTTAAACCTCACTTTTGGTTATAAAGGTTAAGATGTTagtaaaatgaaattaatctctacatatacatatatatatatatatatatatatatatatatatatatatatatatatataataactaaGTAGGAGACATAAATCTAACTTTAGGGCCTCGAAGTTAGATAAACTTTTCAAATTCATAGACCAAAAATAAATTTCTTGTTTTGGGAATTGTGGAATTCTCACGACGTCGTGTCGACTGATCCCTAATCCGTATTTCTTCGGATCGCCGCCGTGGCACGACGGAAGCTGCAAGTTTCCCTTTGACCGGGCAACGGTGGGTCACACAGACCCCAccaatttattatttgtttaaaaaatagaatatatGTTTTCGACAGATACTTCATCGGTAGGAAGACTCTATACTCATTTTTTGGCCTaaaaattttggtttaattcataactttaatcatttttttttgtttctttcttaaatttatttatttattaattttaaattttaaaatttaatgaatatttaaacttatatattatttttaacttCTAAATTTAAGTTATggatattaaatatttttttattatatgttaattttaattttaaatttattaacttTAGTGTTATTGAAATTAGTTAGAATTTTAAGTTatacaacttttttttaattaaaataattatttaggttgtttttaatattttacaattATGATATTTACGTAATAATATAATGGGTAATTACAATGGGtagtaatttttagaataattattaagtatgtagtaacaattttaaaaaattacaaacataacaaaatctatcaatgatagacttctatcgttgataaactcttatagtttatcagtgatagaccaacatttgctactatccctaatataattgaattagtttaaattatattatttaaaagatgaattgaatgataaaaaatattttaaattgaattctaacaacaaatcattaaaattattgtattatagtttttaattttgaaataagaTTTCTAAGTATTTGATAATGTTaatgttttgtaatttttttcttcgtatttaatttttttacataactaaattatattcaaaacaaaaaataatagtaaatattcaaaaaaaaaactcaagaaTCAAGAAACAATGATTATCGAACAATTTTCTGTTAGTTCGACAGATAAAGGAAAAGGACCAAATgtactaaaaaaagaagaggctTTGAAAAATTAGAGAATTAGGTTTGTAGGGttgaaaatgaaattgaaaaaaaaaaaagaatttggaaTATAGGTTTAAGAATTTTTATTGGAATCAATAATCAATATATATGATTAAACTTTATTGAGGAACTTTTGTTTGTTCAAATGTCAAATTGAAGTCCAATCTCTCAACTCTCAAGTCTCTCCAAAGTGTGTGGTTGTAATCAAATTATTGCAATATACAGTTCTATCTAATTAATGACAATACACAACTTTATATCATTTGTcaacaatgttttttttttttttggtgacAATATTAATATGCTTTTTAACTTTATTGCTTTTATTCCATTGCCAAATAATGATGATAATGTAGTGAGTTGGagttattatatttctaaagaaaatatttctctctctttttctttttctttttccttttcacaTCTATTATCTTAATTTAGATAGTCACTAGAGGCATATATCCAAGAAATCAAGTTTGTTTTATGGATTTTACTTTTAAGATATGGACAATGAAATTTTGTCTCTTAAATTTCTTTCAAAGTGAGACTTTTGTACAtataaatgacaaaaatataACATAAATTAATCGTTACTAAATATTTTTAGATCAATGACATGTTATTTTCGTATGCAATATCTATAAAATGAGCAGAATCTTTACTTTCAATACCTCTAATTTTGGGATGTCATACCTTAGAATTAGAGTTAAAGTTGATCAAATTGGAAACTTTTCTTGTTTTGGGTAactttttaagtttttgaaaCCTATGTGTTGGAAGATATATTGTTGGACCATTCCaagacaataataaaaaaaaagatcgtAAATTGAATATAAATAGGATGACATTGAAAGTGTTTATTGATGCTTAAGTCatgatgaaataaaaaaaaaaaaatataattgataaattctttttctattttgaataattttttctGTTGTGTGACCAACCCAATTTTACTACAAATACCTCGCTACAAATATAGTCTAGTTAATGAGTTTTCGAGGGAAGCAACAAATTTAAGCAAAACAAGAAAATATGGTGTTCTAAACCATCAATTTTAACTTCCCAAATCAAATTATACGTGAGGGGAATTTGGCCCCAAATTAGGTTGGTTGTGGGTAAAAATCCCACCCACATTTTTGTTCACCATTAATAAGAGAATTTAGTTTTTGAAACCATAATTATTCTTTCTTATAATAACTACCGACTCATCTTCTAATTACACTCCCTACCACAAATACTCCAAGCTGAACTTTGTTATTTGGGTCATAAACAACTAAGCACAAATCATAATAACGAGAGCCACAACAATCAAAGCCCATAATGTAGTTCAAAACTTCAAACACCAAAAGTTAGGGATCAGCTATACCACTGACTTCTCTTACTAAGATCAAACTGTCCCAACTCAAATATAACCTTTTCCTTCTTAAGTAAGAAAATCTGAACTCAAACAtaatctattttttcttttctttactcaGAAAATCCAAACCATACTAGCTTATGCTAGCTAAACTCTACTTACTTTTACCCTACTCATATATGCTTATCATCTactttcaaattgaaaaatacgataattttataaaacaaaagtAGCTGATGTGAGAGTTGAACTAAGAGAGTCAAATAAGCTAACAGGAAAAATATAGGTTTATATATAGAGAAGTACCGAATCCCAATTTGCTTGCAATTGCTGGATTTCTTGAAATAACCACACAGCTTGAAAAAGAAATGGACAAACAAAGACTTACATTACAAATACGTTATTCTCAGCAACAAGAAGAGAATGTAAGCAAAAGCAAGTGTTTTGGTGGTGGTTTTCACTTTTCAAAGCTTGGACAATTCCCTTGGATGATGTATCACAATATAGTTGTAAGCGTCTAAGGTCAGAAAATCATCCAAATTTGGGGCTGTGCATTGCCTTGTGAACATCTTGCAAGCTTCTTTGTACATTCCTTTTTTGAATCTCTCTTTCCCAACTTCTCTTTCAATCctttccatttcttcttccacAACTCTCCCAAACAGTTCCTTGTTCACTCTCACACCAAGCCCGTCTCCATCCAATTCCACTCCATACTTCAGCCATTGCCAGTTTTGAACCCTGCTAATTTCTGCTGTTGCTGCATCTTCCATAAGGTTGTATAGAGGCACAGAGCCAGCCCCGGTTAGCCATGCGGCTAGGTACTGAATCCCAACTCGGGTGTTCAAGCGAAGCCCTTCCATTGTACGTACACCTCTTGGTCGTTGTAAGAGATCTTCTTCGGTCAAGTTTGCAGCATCGTCATGTCTCATGGATCGAATTTGGTTGGGGGCATTCCCCATGTTGTTGGAGAAGACTTCCATACAAGCCGGGATTAGTCCAGGATGTGCTGCCCATGTTCCATCATGCCCTGCCTTTACCTCCCTCAGTTTGTCCTTCCTCACTAGCTCAAGTGCTACCTCATTTGCCTTCGGATCGTCTCTAATCGGAATTTGAGCAGCCTGTAAAAGAAATGTAGCTGTCAAAACTCTGGATGTGAAATATAATTGGATGCAATATTTGTATTATACCTACCATGCCTCCCATGGCATGCACACCACGCCTGTGACAAGTCCTGATGAGAAGATCAGAATAGCTCCTCATGAAATGTTGGGTCATACCGACTAGGACCCGATCGGGTAATAGACGATCTGGGTGCGCCTGGAAG comes from Cucumis melo cultivar AY chromosome 12, USDA_Cmelo_AY_1.0, whole genome shotgun sequence and encodes:
- the LOC103484290 gene encoding probable inactive leucine-rich repeat receptor-like protein kinase At3g03770 isoform X2, translating into MGKCDLLLLLCCAWTFLFAEAYQLQASQAQVLLQLRKHLEYPKQLESWTDHRVDFCTLSFLPLVNVTCQDSVVTELRIAGDTKDKVDEFIGFAIPNQTLSEGFSLDSFITTLTRLNSLRVLSLVSLGIWGPLPDKIHRLSSLEYLDLSSNYLFGSIPPKISTLVKLQTLKLDDNFFNDTVPNWFDSLSSLTVLSLKNNKIKDSFPSSILSISTLTELVMSGNEISGELPDLGPLHGLTVLDLGWNKLDSPLPPLPKSLITASLGKNSFSGEIPQQYGELSQLQQLDISFNALTGVPPASIFSLPNISHLNLSSNKLSGSLSTHLRCGNMLQFVDISNNMLTGALPSCLAIESDNRTLKVDGNCLSVSIGKQHSKSYCDTDPIQQHEHQEQSKAKTAGAVMGLLLGILLSVLLLSIVVVLCRRCWPRGMSEQHLLQKSVQDSSAAGFSSELLTSARFVSQAAKLGIQGLPLCRTFSLEEIKEATSNFHDSTIIGDGSYGKLYRGRLENGTQVAIRSLLVSKKFSIRNLKLRLDMLGKLRHPNLVCLLGHCIDGEGQDYHDIKVFLVSEYVPNGSFRTHLSEKVLNWSERLAILISVAKAVHFLHTGVIPGFFDNRLKINNILIDEHNVAKLSDYGLSIISEEPTKSVAKAEGPQAWQMMNLKDDVYSFGFVLLEALVAPSVSARKGPSILKEMMC
- the LOC103484290 gene encoding probable inactive leucine-rich repeat receptor-like protein kinase At3g03770 isoform X1, with the protein product MGKCDLLLLLCCAWTFLFAEAYQLQASQAQVLLQLRKHLEYPKQLESWTDHRVDFCTLSFLPLVNVTCQDSVVTELRIAGDTKDKVDEFIGFAIPNQTLSEGFSLDSFITTLTRLNSLRVLSLVSLGIWGPLPDKIHRLSSLEYLDLSSNYLFGSIPPKISTLVKLQTLKLDDNFFNDTVPNWFDSLSSLTVLSLKNNKIKDSFPSSILSISTLTELVMSGNEISGELPDLGPLHGLTVLDLGWNKLDSPLPPLPKSLITASLGKNSFSGEIPQQYGELSQLQQLDISFNALTGVPPASIFSLPNISHLNLSSNKLSGSLSTHLRCGNMLQFVDISNNMLTGALPSCLAIESDNRTLKVDGNCLSVSIGKQHSKSYCDTDPIQQHEHQEQSKAKTAGAVMGLLLGILLSVLLLSIVVVLCRRCWPRGMSEQHLLQKSVQDSSAAGFSSELLTSARFVSQAAKLGIQGLPLCRTFSLEEIKEATSNFHDSTIIGDGSYGKLYRGRLENGTQVAIRSLLVSKKFSIRNLKLRLDMLGKLRHPNLVCLLGHCIDGEGQDYHDIKVFLVSEYVPNGSFRTHLSEKVLNWSERLAILISVAKAVHFLHTGVIPGFFDNRLKINNILIDEHNVAKLSDYGLSIISEEPTKSVAKAEGPQAWQMMNLKDDVYSFGFVLLEALVAPSVSARKGPSILKEMMSLNSQDGRRRLIDPTILATCTQESLSTIISLMNKCISPEMSRPSMEDVLWNLQYANQVQDARDGDQRYSSASQQ